Genomic segment of Amphibacillus xylanus NBRC 15112:
GGAATCGATAAGGTAAAGTGGAGACTTCTACAAAAATATTAAGGAGGAGAAGAAAATGAGATGCGTTATTGCTTTCGACGTTAGTCGAAAGAGTAGTACCATGGCCGCTTACAACGAGCAAGGTAACTGTGAATTTGAAGGGAGGTTAATTCATTCAAAAACGGGATTCTCTAATTTAAGTAAAATCATTAAAGATCTAAGTGAAAAGAATAATTATACCTTAGAATTTGTTTTTGAAGCGACTGGAGTATATTCGGCTGCTTTAGAACGATTCTTACGAGAGAATAATCTCGTTTATTATTCTTTAAATCCTTTATTAGCACACCTTAACACCCAATCTCTAAGAAGAAACAAAACAGATATAAGTGATGCGCATCAACTGGCTAAGAATCATTTTAAAAACGATTATTTCCAAACTTATCGCGAAGATTCTTATTACGAACAGATGCGTACAATGTCACGTCGCTATGATGAGATTATGAAAGAGAAGATTCAGTACAAAAATCGACTACATGCATCATTACAATTATCTTTCCCAGACTTTGATACGGCTTTTATTAACAAATCAAAACTTTATTATAATCTTGTACAAGTATTCCCTCACCCAAACTTGATATTAAAACGATCTAAAACAGTTATTAAAAATCGTATTAAAAAATGCACTAAGAAAAACTATTCATTAAAAAAGTTAGAGGAAAGAGCAATTTTATTGATTGAAATCGCAAAGGATTCATTTCCAGCAGTTGATGAAACAGACTATTCTTGTGAGTTAGTAAGGGATTATGCCAAGAAAATATTAGAGATGGAGGAAGAGCAAGATGAAATCATTCAAAGAATGACAGAAATGTCAAAAGACCGTAAAGAATACAGGATCCTTCGGTCATTTCCCGGAATAAAAGATAAATTAGCCTGTAGAATCATAGCTGAACTAGGGGATTTAACACGTTTTAAAAATAATAAACAACTAAATGCATACGCCGGTATAGATATCGTAAGATATCAGTCTGGAAATATGGAGTATAAAGATCGTATAAATAAACGAGGTAATAGTAGACTGCGTGGTATTTTGTATTTTATGATTGTCTCAATGCTTTCTGCTAAAGGAAAACAAATAAATCATTTAGTTGATTATTATTATAAATTAAAAAAACAACCCTATAATAAGCATCATAAGGTTGCAGTAGTCGCTTGTATGAATAAATTCTTGAAAGTCACATTTCATCTTATTCAAAACGACCTATTGTATGATTATGAGAAAGCTTCAAGCCAACAATAATCATACTATGATTTAATTATAACACAATAGACCTTGAAAAAAGACAAAAAACACAAGGTCTATTCGAAGTGCAAAATTTTAATTAATTCCCGGAGGGGTACCCCTCCGGGAATTAATTAAAAAAAGGGATTTAAACACTTGACTAAACGTAAGAAAGCGAGTGTATTTCACCTGCGGTGAACAAGTTGTATCTTTATTAAAACTAATATAAATTTATTCTCGACTAATTATAAAACCTACCAACACTATTTGACATTGAACCATAAAAAAACGACACAATTGGATTTGAATCACCAATTGAGTCGTTACTTGCTATTTTACTTCTTAGCTTCGTCTTGCTTTTTCTGTTCGTCTACTAAGACTGCTTTTCTTGATAAATTAATTCGGCCTTGACGGTCAATTTCAATAACTTTAACCATCACTTGATCGCCAACCTTAACTACATCTTCAACTTTATTTGTTCGTTTTGTATCTAATTCAGAGATATGGATAAGTCCTTCCTTACCTTTGAATAGCTCAGCAAATGCACCGAATTTCTCGACACGTTTTACTGTGGCTAAGTATAGTTCGCCAACTTGAGCTTCACGAACAATCTCTTCAATCATGCTCTTAGCTTTTTCATTCATTTCTTGATCAGCAGATGCTATATACACGCTACCGTCTTGTTCAATATCAATTTTAACGCCTGTTTCATCGATAATCTTATTAATTTGCTTACCACTTGGTCCAATAACATCACGGATTTTATCCGGATTAATTGTCATTGTAATTATCTTCGGTGCATACGTAGACAATTCTTGTTTTGGTTCAGCAATAACACTTGTCATATGCTCTAAAATATGCAAACGTCCAACTCGTGCTTGTTGTAAGGCTTCTTCTAAAATCTCACGTGCAAGACCATCAATCTTAATATCCATTTGTAATGCTGTAATTCCTTTTTCAGTACCTGCAACTTTAAAGTCCATATCTCCTAGGAAGTCTTCCATTCCTTGGATATCACTTAAAACAGTATAATCATCGCCTTGTTTTACAAGACCCATTGCAATACCAGCTACTGGTGCTTTAATAGGAACACCTGCATCCATTAATGCTAATGTTGACGCACAAATACTTGCCTGTGAAGATGAACCATTTGATTCTAAAACCTCTGACACTAAGCGAATTGTATATGGGAATTCTGTTTCAGATGGAATAACCTTCTCAAGGGCACGCTCTCCTAATGCACCGTGACCAATTTCACGTCTTCCTGGAGCACGGATTGGTCCTGTTTCACCAACACTAAAGTGTGGGAAGTTATAGTGG
This window contains:
- a CDS encoding IS110 family RNA-guided transposase — encoded protein: MRCVIAFDVSRKSSTMAAYNEQGNCEFEGRLIHSKTGFSNLSKIIKDLSEKNNYTLEFVFEATGVYSAALERFLRENNLVYYSLNPLLAHLNTQSLRRNKTDISDAHQLAKNHFKNDYFQTYREDSYYEQMRTMSRRYDEIMKEKIQYKNRLHASLQLSFPDFDTAFINKSKLYYNLVQVFPHPNLILKRSKTVIKNRIKKCTKKNYSLKKLEERAILLIEIAKDSFPAVDETDYSCELVRDYAKKILEMEEEQDEIIQRMTEMSKDRKEYRILRSFPGIKDKLACRIIAELGDLTRFKNNKQLNAYAGIDIVRYQSGNMEYKDRINKRGNSRLRGILYFMIVSMLSAKGKQINHLVDYYYKLKKQPYNKHHKVAVVACMNKFLKVTFHLIQNDLLYDYEKASSQQ